A region of the Scomber scombrus chromosome 17, fScoSco1.1, whole genome shotgun sequence genome:
gtggtgatggaggaggtgaggTTTTGGAGTTGTAAGCTGCTTTCCTTGATGTGCTGGAGGAAGAGGTTCCTCTCGTCCTCGGGCGTTTGGCCGTTCTGGGCTCGGACGATGCAGGTGGGCCGATGCAGGTTGAGCATGTAGACCaactgctgcttctgctgcttcagcTCCTCGATCTGAGCCTTCAGGTCAGCGTTGTGACTCTCCAGCTTCTCCGATTCCTGAGGAAAGAAAGTAGAGAAGGGTCAGATGGGAATATCCAACACTGTGCTTTTCTGTTAATGTAGTTAGTTAAAGGTTTGGTGTGTCTAGaaggttaaaatgtgtttcttaagCAGCAGCAATTGGGTAGAAAGGGTTGAACTCCAGCAACAATTGATAAACTCCCCATCAGCCATGAAATTCAGTTTGCTGATTTCACATTCAAACAAATTTAAGAACTAAATcttgacataaaaaataaatcttgtaCTTCAAACAGCTCAAAAACTTCAACTCATTTCAAGACTTCCTGTTACAATCCAGAAACATCAACCCTTTTATGTCACATATTACATGAGTTCTTCAACACATTTCTCATCcaaagttactttttttttggtgtgtgaaaatgtgaaacaagCTCAGACTGATGAAAGTTGAAAAGTACCTTCTGCAAACATTctgtcttctccttcttcttgttGCGACACTTGGCGGCAGCGATcttgttcctctctctcctcctcttcctcctgtcgTGCTCCTCACCTGTCACCTGACAAACAAGCAAAAGATATAAACTgtcaataaatgttttacttgCATACTTCATagtgaatgtttaaaaaaagggaaaataaagtgCAGGTGCTTCTCCCATCCTTCTCACCTCTCTCTTGGGTCTGGAATGACCGAGCTCCTCGAAGCCTCGGTCCGAGCTGGAGCTGGCACCGTCCGAGCTGATGTCGGCGCTGAGGCCGTTGGACAGCCGCTTGGACTGGATGGCCAGCCGGAGCTCCTCTTTCACGATGGGTGTGAAGTTGGTGAAGTCATCCAGGGTGAGCGTGCCCGGCGGGGAGAGGCAGGGCACCATGGCAGAGCAGCTGATGTCAGCCAGCGAGGGACCCGAGTGCTGCAGCATCattctggaaaaaaacacaagataagTAACATGTTAGTCACAGTCACTGCTTTGGGAGTCAGTTTTTATTAAGATAGacacataataaatacaaataatacagtttaaaagaaaaaaaggggggaactTAACAAAATAAAGTTCACAAAAGTATTCTAGAggtataaaaaaatacacaaaaatacaaaaacactgcaaataatttaaaataatatacaataaatgattaaaatacaataaaacatagcAGGAAAAGGTTTATCTTAATATGAAGTAGCACAACTATACAATAAGCTActgtaataaaatgattatgACACTTGTTTAGATAAAACAATGTCATCATGTCAAGttgactttttgtcttttggaaAAAAGCCATGAACAATTAAAACCAGAGAATCATTAATAGGTGTGGATGTTTGTCATTTAAACAGAGCACACTGACTCATCATGGAGAATTATGACCGACTGTGTGATAAGATGATTATAATGTTTGCGTCAGCTCAGTGAGACCaaagccaaaacaaacactttGGTATAATACAGGCACGCGATGTTACACTGGATGCACTGGATCGTTAagttaatattaatacatataaaaaataaagttattcttctatattattgtcattgaGTCTTATAGTTAGGTTCTATATAATTAAACTTAATAGAAGATCGATTTATTTCATATACAGCATATTCGGTGAGGtgggttttgttttggttttgattttgagtcatttaattgttatttatgatcttatcttttaaaaaaatgtgtctaagAATATATTGCAGTTGTTTTCAATCTTGATTAAACCTTAACATCTCTCAAAATCACCTCCAAAAAGTTAGGAAAACGAACTCAATGAACTCAAGTTTAACTCGCAAAACgctttaaaacacatacattggaataaataaataaaaacatccattaaaaactcaaatataatCTCGCAAGTTCGTATTtaaacaaaattattattattataatatcccAACAGAGATCGAGCAGAGGCGAACATTCAAGAGAGAAACACATCTCAAAAGTGTTATAAATGAAAAAGACATCACAAATAAAAGCTACAAATtgcatttaaaggttttattttaccTGTTTTCATTGATTCTAACAAGACAAGAAGCGTGTTTAGTGTAAAAAGTTTGGATCGCAGTCCCGGGACCGCCGCGGAGGAGGACGCACCGGCACACCGGCACTTCTCCGCGCTGCTGACCGGGAGACAAAACCTCCGCTGCCTCGCTGCTATTTCTCTTTATAATAAAcccatgaataaaataaaataaaataaagctgtaACCTACCTCTTAAAGCTTTGGGAGGCTGTTCAGATGAAGTAAAAAAGTGTAGATCTCcggtgtgttgttttctttttgtaaagtcgctcctctctctctctctctctctctttgctctctcGTGTCTTAAAGTTGCGCTTGTGTCCTGCCCGTTGCATCACCCGCTCTTATACTGAAAGGGAAGGAGGCGTGACGTGATGACGCAGACAGGAATGCTTTActagagaggggagggaggggggggggggggggaggaggagagggggtgaCGTCATCCTATTTATAGAAGGCTTATCCTGCGATGATGCAATCGAGCAACCCCGAGCTGCTCTGCCATAACAGGACAggcttcccccctccttccctccctcctctcctcccctctcctcctccctcctcctccctccctcctccctcctcctccctcctcccccctcccccctcctccctctttttttctcccttcttcctgtAGTTACTTTTTacctcattccttccttatcTCCTATCTTTCaacttctctcctcctcctctcataaTCTTTTCTATCTTCTCCTCCTTCTATctatctttcctcctttcttctctttctctttctcttccttctgcCTGTACTTAGTCTTTatgtccttctctcctttccttcctcccttaNNNNNNNNNNNNNNNNNNNNNNNNNNNNNNNNNNNNNNNNNNNNNNNNNNNNNNNNNNNNNNNNNNNNNNNNNNNNNNNNNNNNNNNNNNNNNNNNNNNNNNNNNNNNNNNNNNNNNNNNNNNNNNNNNNNNNNNNNNNNNNNNNNNNNNNNNNNNNNNNNNNNNNNNNNNNNNNNNNNNNNNNNNNNNNNNNNNNNNNNctcttttccatccttcctttcatccctccctcatTATCTATTTTCCTCTtcctattttttctttcctctcaccCTCTCCTGCACACCCTcctctgtcctgtcctgtcctcctctctttttttctttcctccacctttcctccgctcctccttcttttctttccttgcATCCCACTcccatttccctctctcttctttcatctCTTCCCATCATCACCTCCatatcttcttcttttactCCCTTCcactccttccttttttcttttcatcttcccttcctccaccttttctttcttctttttcctaaTATGCTTGTTAGTCTCatcttcctcccctctcctttctcttctttcctctctccttttccatCCCTCTATCATTGCCTTGTCCTCTTCTCTCTCgttccctcttttttcctctttcctcttctctgcatcaataatcaataaatctttcttttctttccatctatCCCTCTTTCCCCTTTTCTCACCCTTtacctcttctttcctttccttccctttcatCCCCTCTTCTACCTTTTCCTCCCTCTACCTTCCTTTGccccttctctcttttataTTTCATCCTCTCATCATCATTTACtcactcttttttctcttctcttttcttttatcttacctcctccttctcctctctttctttccctccatttttTCACTCtatccttcttcctttttcttcactCCCTCATCTCTTCCACCTTTTCATCCTTATCTCTCCATCAGTATCTTGGTCACATtgcctcttttttcctctctttacttctttctgttttatgtcgttccctccttccttttctccttcttttttctttcctcccccctttcccaCCACCATTTTTTCTCCTTGTCCTCTCCTCACCTTTTCCaatccctctttcctcctctcttttcccgCTCCCCCACCTATCcctctttacttttctttctttattcttatCTCACTTTCTCcaccttcttttttcccctttcccctttccccttcttcctctccctctcatcccccctttttttccacctctcATTATCACAGCAACTCTCCCCaccctccttctttttcctaCATCATATCaatctttatctttttcctcccatcccttcttcttcttcttcttcttaaaatTTCTaccaacaaaataaatacacaaaaagctCACAATCatcctctccttcccctcttttcctctctttccctctctccctctctctctctccctctctctctctctccctccctgtttTGACACTGCTGAGGATTTCTCATTCCAGACGTTCCTCACTAACGGGGTGAATAACGCTGTTCGAGCTGAGTGACACAACACGGTTATTTATTCTGTGGTTACATCGCAGCCGCCGGCCTATAAAACTATGAGCTGAGTCAGAGAGCTGCATGCTGTCTATTCCACCTCCTCATACTGTGTGAGAAGGGTCCTAACaactaataactttatatattaagTTAGTTTTCTCACTATTCTGCTGATCTCCTGGTAGgtaaaaaaacatattcctgcatgttttatcttagttgtgtttttttttagtgtgtgacTGGTGTGATTTCCCGTTTGCAGCGTCAGAAAGCAGCTTTAATCTGATCCGTGTGGATATTCTGTGTCTTAATTAGTCTTAATCAGTTAATCTTGTTTTGTCGCCTGCTGACACAGATCGGGAATTTCCTTCGATTTCCTCTGTAGAGCAGACGAGAGGAgtgtttttaccttttaaaaaaatacttttattagTGGTTGTGGTATTTGAAATAATAGTACTAGTGATCTTTTATGGCATTAGCACATTATAGCTTTGAACTAGTGTCAGTTACTCTAATGCAAATCAATGTTCTCCTAATATAATAGTAGTGGTCTTACTCATATAAAAGTAGTGGAAATGATACTTTAGCAATACATAAAATACTACTAGTGATTGTTTTATGGTTTTAGCGCACTGTAGGTTTTCAGAAGATGCATCATTTATACATATAAACCCATTTTCTCCCCAATTTAAGTCATTATAGCACCAATAAAGTCTTTATAATAGCTTTAAGTTGCATTAAAGATAGAAAGCCATTCGAAATAAGTTGATATTTTGACCcaatttaatgttatttcttATATTTCTATTAGTAAGTGGTTTCTAATTGTTATAATAATCaactgaagcttttttttttaaacgtacCTGTTGCTGCTTGTCGTCGGTTGTTtcacagagcagcagactgtgcTCCTCTACAGCGGCTCCCTGTTCACCGTTAAATGAAATCACAAggaaagtaagtaagtaacaaGGATGAACATGAAGTTTTGAATGTCACATGCGAATCATTTTGTACAGCTAACAAATTAAGCTAAAAAACTTGAGCTAGTTGGGTTAAAATAAAGCATATTTTAATCTAATCCAGTAACAGTAAACCAGTGGCTCTGTGTGTCGGGGCTACTGACCCAAACTGGGTGACATTTCAacccagtgatttttttttagtgtgtcaTATAAAAATAGCACTGAGTCAAAATGAAAGATTGGCACTGGCTCAACCTTTAATTAAACGTGTTGCAAGCTGTTATTTTGAGCCAATGCTACAAAGTTCAACTAAAAACTGTCACaagtttgttgtttcttttacaaaatgatattaaaaagaTGTATAAGTTattaaaaatctataaaaaaagcTGTGACAGGTGTGTTTATAAGAGTAGAGGAGATTATAACAAGCTAAAAGCCAATAAgtataatacaaataacactaaaaatgggtcaaaacaACCTTTTTAAGTGGCTCTGGGTAACTTTAAGTGGCTTTAATAGAACCAGTATAAGTCATAATATTAGTTTATATATAATTAGCAGTAGTCTTGATACAAAAGTTGAATTACCAGGAGGATTAGTCGCATTATAAAAGTAATTCTCCCAAATTTCACAACAGAAGAACAAAGATAAACAAGCTTAAAACCGTTTTTCAGCTTAATGACAATGCTATTTCTGCTAATTCAGCAGCTTTTAAAAGGGTTTATTTCACTTAAAGGAAGTCGGGGGGGATTTCTCAACCCACAAAGGAACACTTAATCCTTCAGTTTTTATAGATACTCTTCTTTGTGCATTGATAGTAGTTTTACTCtctatttactgtgtgtgttttttatgtgtaagCCACATCAAATATGAAATCTTCGTGGTTTTACGAGAGACAATGACTTGTTTCTACATCTGAGATTGTGGAAGTATGACTCTGATACcgctgattgttgttgttgatacCGGATAAATTTCCCCTTGAAGTTTGTCTCTTGAGGTTTCTTCTTTAGTTTTACTTCTCACTattctggttttttttttgggcaaTTTCTCCCCGTGTCTTTTCGAGCTCGAGCCGTCACAAAAGCTGTCATTCATTCGGGACGTTAAAGTAAAATAGTTTGCAGTGTTATCATTCCTGAGAAGAGCGACTGGTTTATTGAATTCATGTTCTGGTTACAGTTAGAACATGAACCCTTGCATACTGTTTTTTACAtatgagagctgtaaaaacacctcatacacatttatttatagtttaacgtttcctaaagtgacccatAGTAtacaaaatgataataaaatgcatcattttttaaagtttttgtgcagctgatgcacatcTTTATATATGCAAAACCTACAAATATGacctttatttgtttaaaatgcgataaaatgttattatggaccataaaatagtggtTGTGAATGGGTTTTTGTCCCCCATAAGATAAATCAAACATGAGGAATTGGTGTAAAGGCTAATTATGAGTGagagtatgaacagtatgtaaagggttaatagaCACATAAGCTGCTGTTCTCTGTGAATGAACCAACGACAAAGTGTTTAAAGCCACTTTTCAAGCTTGCAAAAGGCCGATCGACTCAAAAACACAAGACTGAGGCGGAGTGTCATGACTTTAATCTACACAAATCATACGTGATCAGACTCTTTCCTCTTAAACCTTCACCATCTagctttcctttccttcctcatctctCACTTCCTGCCGTTTTCCAGCTCAAAGGCTGCTGGTCTGTCGCAATCTCGAAACTTCCAGTTTCTTCTACACAGAACTGctactttctctttttcttacGAACCGCGTTGCTCAAAGCAGTTTAGACGTTATGAAATCAAGAAGTGGACGTTTCAGTCTGCATGTTGCCATCCTGACGCTTCCTGGCTTCACTCGAAATCAATTGTACAACAGGAAATGTGACGGCGTTGTGTGTGACTGCTGTGAGCCATCTAGAAACTTCCACCTCTGcattcagagtgtgtgtgcgtgtgcatgtgtgtgtgtgtgtgtgtgtgtgtgtgtgtgtgtgtatacgtgtgtgttttcattcatcCTGGGTTACCCATTGTTTCCAGGgaagcctttttaaaaacacctgCACACTCACAGTTGAGGAAAGCCTTCACATTCTCAgcgtgggtgtgtttgtgtacatgggTAATGGATCATATCACTCAGCTGTAATAAAATAGTTACTTAGCAACCAGACGGTGTTCCCCTGCTGAGACACACAGGCGGCCTCACAGTGGAAACCtttgaaaatgacaaattgacctgtttttatctgctgctgATGGAAAAAATGaggatgataatgataatgatgatgatgatgatgatgatgatgatgatgatgagttcaGGGCTGAAATCAGAGGCGGTGAAGTTGAGTTATGCAAA
Encoded here:
- the atf3 gene encoding cyclic AMP-dependent transcription factor ATF-3 gives rise to the protein MMLQHSGPSLADISCSAMVPCLSPPGTLTLDDFTNFTPIVKEELRLAIQSKRLSNGLSADISSDGASSSSDRGFEELGHSRPKREVTGEEHDRRKRRRERNKIAAAKCRNKKKEKTECLQKESEKLESHNADLKAQIEELKQQKQQLVYMLNLHRPTCIVRAQNGQTPEDERNLFLQHIKESSLQLQNLTSSITTCTSTVAPLDAGLLSLDHIHCPGHQ